The following are from one region of the uncultured Hyphomonas sp. genome:
- a CDS encoding acetyl-CoA C-acetyltransferase, which produces MADAYIVAAKRTAGGRRGGALAEWHPGDLGAQVLNALVDETGVDPAAIEDVIMGCVSQAGEQAGQIGRTAVLASKLPQSVPAVSIDRQCGSSQQSLQFAAQAIMSGTQDLVIAAGVESMTRCPMGINARAGKLFEVPTDPTPQSVKEKYGIKQFSQFVGAEMIAKKHGHTKEQLDAFSVESHRRGAEATKAGAFKDEIIALKGRDPEGNEVMHDKDEGIRYDASMEGMAKLKILMDDGIMTAANASQICDGSSGVMVASEAAIKAHNLTPLARIHNLTVTAGDPVIMLEEPLFATDRALQRAGMKMSDIDLYEVNEAFAPVPIAWLKHHGADPAKLNVNGGAIALGHPLGASGTKLMTTLVHALRARGKKYGLQTMCEGGGIANVTIIEAL; this is translated from the coding sequence ATGGCAGACGCATATATCGTAGCAGCAAAACGTACCGCCGGCGGCCGCCGCGGCGGTGCCCTGGCCGAATGGCATCCGGGCGATCTGGGCGCGCAGGTCCTGAACGCGCTCGTGGACGAAACGGGCGTCGATCCGGCCGCCATTGAGGACGTGATCATGGGCTGTGTCTCGCAGGCCGGTGAGCAGGCAGGCCAGATCGGCCGCACCGCCGTGCTGGCCTCGAAGCTGCCCCAGTCTGTGCCTGCCGTGTCGATTGACCGCCAGTGCGGCTCCTCGCAGCAGAGCCTGCAATTCGCTGCGCAGGCCATCATGTCCGGCACGCAGGATCTTGTCATCGCAGCCGGTGTCGAAAGCATGACCCGCTGCCCGATGGGCATCAATGCCCGCGCCGGCAAACTGTTCGAAGTGCCGACCGACCCGACGCCGCAATCGGTGAAGGAAAAGTATGGCATCAAGCAGTTCAGCCAGTTCGTCGGTGCCGAGATGATCGCCAAGAAGCATGGCCACACCAAGGAACAGCTCGACGCGTTCTCCGTCGAAAGCCACCGGCGCGGCGCCGAGGCCACAAAGGCCGGGGCCTTCAAGGACGAGATCATCGCCCTCAAGGGCCGCGACCCGGAAGGCAATGAAGTGATGCACGACAAGGACGAAGGCATCCGCTACGACGCCTCGATGGAAGGCATGGCGAAGCTGAAGATCCTGATGGATGACGGCATCATGACGGCGGCCAATGCCAGCCAGATCTGCGACGGCTCGTCCGGCGTCATGGTCGCGTCCGAGGCTGCCATCAAGGCGCACAACCTCACCCCGCTGGCCCGCATCCACAATCTCACCGTCACCGCCGGTGACCCGGTGATCATGCTGGAAGAGCCGCTGTTCGCCACCGACCGCGCCCTGCAGCGCGCCGGCATGAAAATGTCCGACATCGACCTGTACGAAGTGAACGAAGCCTTCGCGCCGGTTCCGATCGCCTGGCTGAAGCATCACGGCGCAGACCCGGCAAAGCTGAACGTCAATGGCGGCGCCATCGCGCTTGGCCACCCGCTCGGCGCTTCGGGCACCAAGCTGATGACCACGCTGGTCCATGCCCTGCGCGCCCGCGGCAAGAAGTATGGCCTGCAGACCATGTGTGAAGGCGGCGGCATCGCCAACGTCACCATTATCGAAGCCCTGTAA
- a CDS encoding aspartate-semialdehyde dehydrogenase encodes MSPRFSRSNPPRVGVVGATGLVGSLMRTLLEERDFPLASLRLFASARSAGKTVPFRGTDVVVEDVAAADLSGLDIVFFSAGGETSRRYAPKFAEAGALVIDNSSAWRKDPDVPLVVPEVNADALADIPKGIIANPNCTTMAAMPVLKVLHDAWGLTRLFASTYQAASGAGVAGSEELSQQVAAAAAGDMAGLADNPAAVDFPAPQKWAVPLAFNVVPMNYVLGEDGYTDEELKLRDESRKIMGLPDLKVSGTCVRVPVMTGHSLSLHAEFERPVSAKEAEAMLAKAPGVQVDAVPNPLAMTGKDNVSVGRIRKDSALDNGLVLFVVGDNLRKGAALNAVQIAEALLDRAG; translated from the coding sequence ATGTCACCCCGTTTTTCAAGATCCAATCCCCCCCGCGTCGGCGTCGTCGGCGCGACCGGCCTTGTCGGCAGCCTGATGCGCACGCTGCTGGAAGAGCGGGACTTTCCGCTCGCCTCGCTGCGCCTGTTCGCCTCGGCCCGGTCGGCAGGAAAGACCGTCCCGTTCCGCGGCACGGATGTTGTGGTGGAAGATGTTGCGGCGGCGGATCTCTCCGGACTGGACATCGTGTTCTTCTCGGCGGGCGGGGAAACCTCGCGCCGGTATGCGCCGAAATTCGCTGAAGCCGGCGCGCTGGTGATCGACAATTCCTCCGCCTGGCGGAAGGACCCCGACGTGCCGCTGGTCGTGCCGGAAGTGAACGCCGATGCGCTGGCGGACATTCCGAAAGGCATCATCGCGAACCCGAACTGCACCACCATGGCGGCCATGCCCGTGCTGAAGGTGCTGCACGATGCCTGGGGCCTGACGCGCCTGTTCGCCTCCACCTATCAGGCGGCGTCCGGGGCAGGGGTCGCCGGGTCGGAAGAGCTGAGCCAGCAGGTCGCTGCGGCGGCTGCCGGGGACATGGCGGGCCTTGCAGACAATCCGGCTGCGGTGGATTTCCCCGCGCCGCAGAAATGGGCCGTGCCGCTCGCCTTCAATGTCGTGCCGATGAACTATGTTCTGGGAGAAGACGGCTACACCGACGAAGAACTGAAGCTGCGCGACGAAAGCCGGAAGATCATGGGGCTGCCGGACCTGAAAGTCTCCGGCACCTGCGTGCGCGTGCCGGTGATGACCGGGCACAGTTTGTCGCTCCATGCCGAGTTCGAGCGGCCCGTCTCTGCCAAAGAGGCCGAAGCCATGCTGGCGAAAGCGCCGGGGGTTCAGGTGGATGCGGTGCCGAACCCGCTGGCGATGACGGGCAAGGACAATGTCAGTGTCGGGCGTATCCGCAAGGACAGCGCGCTGGACAATGGGCTCGTTCTGTTTGTCGTCGGTGACAATCTGCGCAAGGGCGCCGCGCTGAACGCCGTGCAGATCGCCGAAGCACTGCTGGACCGCGCGGGCTGA
- a CDS encoding universal stress protein, with translation MTEQTTPPFPVTHITVPVDMRHKEASRLAVEAAVYMARQAGAKVSILTVAKPLGTHLTDMPEAHKPEFNAFVTEEAERLGHAITPLFASHEAVNETIQKVIEKHGVDFVVMATHHPRLTDHLFGSHASQTALHANCTVLIVRGA, from the coding sequence ATGACCGAACAGACCACGCCGCCCTTTCCCGTCACGCACATTACGGTGCCCGTCGACATGCGCCACAAGGAGGCGTCCCGGCTGGCCGTAGAGGCTGCGGTCTACATGGCTCGCCAGGCTGGCGCGAAAGTGTCGATTCTGACCGTCGCCAAGCCTCTGGGCACCCACCTCACGGACATGCCGGAAGCCCACAAACCGGAATTCAACGCCTTCGTGACGGAAGAAGCCGAACGGCTTGGCCATGCCATCACGCCCCTGTTCGCAAGCCATGAGGCGGTGAATGAGACAATCCAGAAAGTGATCGAAAAGCATGGCGTGGATTTTGTCGTCATGGCGACGCACCACCCCCGCCTGACCGATCACCTGTTCGGCTCCCACGCCTCGCAGACGGCGCTGCACGCCAACTGCACCGTGCTGATCGTCAGAGGGGCGTAA
- a CDS encoding methyltransferase domain-containing protein, whose translation MTDNFLDKVYRVSGNDGMRDLYNAWAGKYDQDLLETGYATPRRVAEALASALPDRDAPILDFGCGTGLSGAALAEAGFTRIDGTDLSGEMLAVARNKDIYNTLWETDPSVPLPVKPGDYRAVTAIGVISVGGAPASVYDDLLAILAPGDLLAFSLNDQSMAMDDYGGRLKRSIAGGDVAVRFEDYGPHLAAHGENAGATVYVLERL comes from the coding sequence ATGACCGATAATTTCCTCGACAAAGTTTACCGCGTTTCCGGCAATGACGGGATGCGCGACCTCTACAATGCGTGGGCTGGCAAATACGATCAGGACCTTCTGGAAACCGGCTACGCCACGCCCCGGCGCGTCGCCGAAGCGCTTGCGTCCGCCCTGCCGGACAGGGACGCGCCGATCCTGGACTTCGGATGCGGCACCGGCCTGTCGGGCGCAGCCCTGGCGGAGGCGGGCTTCACGCGGATCGACGGCACGGACCTGTCAGGTGAAATGCTTGCCGTTGCGCGCAACAAGGACATCTACAACACGCTGTGGGAAACGGACCCGTCCGTGCCCCTGCCGGTCAAGCCGGGGGATTACCGGGCGGTGACGGCGATTGGCGTGATCAGCGTCGGCGGGGCGCCTGCGTCGGTCTATGACGACCTGCTCGCGATCCTCGCCCCCGGTGACCTGCTGGCCTTTTCCCTGAATGACCAGAGCATGGCGATGGACGACTATGGCGGCCGCCTGAAGCGCAGCATCGCAGGCGGAGACGTCGCGGTCCGGTTTGAAGACTATGGCCCCCACCTTGCCGCACACGGAGAAAACGCAGGCGCCACGGTGTATGTTCTGGAACGGCTCTGA
- a CDS encoding VWA domain-containing protein, which produces MKSFIAKLTLSAAAFALAGTASAKVLPEPPEDPGAVHSYILLDRTGSMSDIWDEALGSVNAYAASVGEADEGEVDGEDIETDVTLAVFDYQDGMQFDVLRNGVKTEDWTDVTNDEANPRGMTPLFDAIGRMVNLAEADKPEKAVIVIMTDGRENSSRELTKDGAKAALARAEAKGWEVVFLGAEFASFDDAESVGMDARKTMAVGQGSMQDSMSALAKKSRAYGKGEEAEIEFNEEDRALADEEGVKARQNK; this is translated from the coding sequence ATGAAATCCTTCATCGCAAAACTCACACTCAGCGCAGCCGCCTTTGCCCTGGCAGGGACGGCCAGCGCCAAGGTCCTGCCGGAGCCGCCGGAAGATCCGGGGGCTGTACATTCCTATATCCTGCTCGACCGGACAGGCTCCATGTCCGACATCTGGGATGAGGCGCTTGGCTCCGTCAACGCCTATGCCGCCAGTGTCGGCGAGGCCGATGAAGGCGAGGTGGATGGCGAGGATATCGAGACCGATGTCACGCTCGCCGTCTTCGACTATCAGGACGGCATGCAATTCGACGTGTTGCGCAACGGGGTGAAGACCGAAGACTGGACCGACGTCACCAATGACGAGGCCAATCCGCGCGGCATGACGCCGCTGTTCGACGCGATCGGCCGCATGGTGAACCTTGCCGAAGCCGACAAGCCGGAAAAGGCCGTGATCGTGATCATGACAGACGGGCGCGAAAATTCCTCCCGTGAACTGACGAAAGACGGCGCCAAGGCAGCGCTGGCACGGGCAGAAGCAAAAGGCTGGGAAGTTGTCTTCCTCGGCGCTGAATTCGCCAGCTTCGACGATGCCGAAAGCGTTGGTATGGATGCCCGCAAGACCATGGCCGTCGGCCAGGGCAGCATGCAGGACAGCATGTCGGCGCTCGCCAAGAAATCCCGCGCCTATGGCAAGGGCGAAGAGGCCGAAATTGAGTTCAACGAGGAAGACCGCGCCCTCGCCGACGAGGAAGGCGTAAAGGCCCGCCAGAACAAATAA
- a CDS encoding acyl-CoA desaturase — MTLPRSLAIPKTWKTFNYASFFSAFGYPVLGVALFVTMILLGIFLSHLTFHWWYMLIAFAVIAFTIFVCNAGIGPLHRILQHRAGELAVPGQVLTMLNLVIAMQGNVKDWVNYHSQHHRFSDKPGDPHNPFESKRWAWVGWILWRDKNDMERPLAMWLKNQPVIVWMDRFYNEISLVVHLVIPAAIYLIVWAAGGSLVLTALLHASVVIGRAIQFHATVYGINVLGHLKTPVWADHLIGLLTGGEAFHDHHHSQPTSALHRPRKGVWNRIVDYNGTILLVMEKIGWVRNLRIAPQFA; from the coding sequence ATGACACTACCGCGCTCCCTGGCGATTCCGAAAACCTGGAAAACCTTCAATTATGCCAGCTTCTTTTCGGCTTTCGGCTATCCCGTTCTGGGCGTCGCGCTGTTTGTCACCATGATCCTGCTGGGTATTTTCCTCAGCCATCTCACCTTCCACTGGTGGTACATGCTGATCGCGTTTGCTGTGATCGCGTTCACGATTTTCGTCTGCAATGCCGGCATCGGCCCGCTGCACCGCATCCTGCAGCACAGGGCGGGGGAGCTCGCCGTGCCGGGGCAGGTGCTGACCATGCTCAACCTGGTCATCGCCATGCAGGGCAATGTCAAAGACTGGGTGAACTATCATTCCCAGCATCACCGGTTTTCCGACAAGCCGGGCGACCCGCACAACCCGTTCGAATCCAAGCGCTGGGCCTGGGTCGGCTGGATCCTGTGGCGCGACAAGAATGACATGGAGCGCCCGCTGGCCATGTGGCTGAAGAACCAGCCGGTCATCGTCTGGATGGACCGTTTCTACAATGAAATCAGTCTAGTGGTGCACCTCGTCATCCCGGCGGCGATCTATCTGATCGTCTGGGCTGCGGGCGGCTCGCTGGTGCTGACAGCGCTGCTGCATGCCAGTGTCGTGATCGGCCGGGCCATTCAGTTCCACGCGACCGTCTACGGCATCAACGTGCTGGGCCACCTGAAAACGCCGGTCTGGGCCGACCATCTGATCGGTCTGCTGACAGGCGGTGAAGCCTTCCACGACCACCACCATAGCCAGCCGACCAGTGCGCTGCACCGGCCGCGCAAGGGTGTGTGGAACCGGATCGTCGATTACAATGGCACGATCCTGCTCGTGATGGAGAAAATCGGCTGGGTGCGGAACCTGCGCATCGCGCCGCAATTTGCCTGA
- a CDS encoding thioesterase family protein — MNLFFRLLRIILWAWFAKTKTHILDVHTIRTGVWIGDHDPMGHMTNSRYASITDLGIMNFMFRTGTMKTFRKRGWIPIIQHEALTYFHSMKFPQKFELQTRMVGWDGTYMCFRHTFVSKGRTVATSRMIARLKGRKRERVTADMALEALGMPMDSPPLEKPFLDAIADLRAERASNT; from the coding sequence ATGAACCTGTTTTTCCGGCTCCTGCGGATCATCCTCTGGGCCTGGTTCGCGAAGACGAAAACTCACATTCTGGATGTGCACACGATCCGGACCGGTGTCTGGATCGGTGACCATGACCCGATGGGGCACATGACCAATTCCAGATATGCCTCAATCACCGATCTCGGCATCATGAATTTCATGTTCCGGACCGGCACGATGAAGACGTTCCGCAAGCGCGGCTGGATCCCCATCATCCAGCACGAAGCGCTGACCTACTTCCACTCGATGAAGTTTCCGCAGAAATTCGAACTGCAGACCCGTATGGTCGGCTGGGACGGAACCTATATGTGTTTCCGGCATACATTTGTCTCGAAGGGGCGCACGGTCGCGACCAGCCGCATGATCGCCCGGCTCAAGGGACGCAAAAGGGAGAGGGTAACCGCAGACATGGCACTCGAAGCACTGGGCATGCCGATGGACAGCCCGCCCCTGGAAAAACCGTTCCTGGATGCAATCGCTGACCTGAGGGCCGAGCGGGCCTCCAACACATGA
- a CDS encoding nucleoside hydrolase, with amino-acid sequence MSVPLIIDCDPGVDDAVMLMMALASDALDVRAITTVAGNVPLRLTSRNARMMCQLMNHGEVPVYAGCPGPILRAPVTAEEFHGESGIAGIDPFEPDAPLAGGHAVPFLVETLKAAAPGEYTLVVTGPMTNIAAALVLDPSIAKGISRLVVMAGADSAGGNITPFAEFNVFADPHAAAIVFNSGIPATVLSLDVTHTVRAELPRIERLKTVQTGRAAIMVQLLEAGNELEGRWKEGLKSPMHDPSTVAFLLAPHLFEAKATTVSVVTEEGERFGQTCLSETAGGPHDWVTAADADGFFDLIASLMERA; translated from the coding sequence ATGAGTGTGCCCCTGATCATAGATTGCGATCCCGGTGTCGACGATGCCGTCATGCTGATGATGGCGCTGGCGAGCGATGCGCTGGACGTGCGCGCGATCACGACGGTGGCCGGAAACGTGCCACTCCGCCTGACCAGCCGGAACGCCCGCATGATGTGCCAGCTGATGAACCATGGCGAGGTGCCGGTCTATGCAGGCTGCCCCGGCCCCATCCTGCGCGCGCCGGTGACGGCGGAGGAGTTTCATGGCGAAAGCGGGATTGCCGGGATCGACCCGTTCGAGCCGGACGCACCGCTCGCCGGGGGCCATGCCGTCCCCTTCCTTGTCGAGACGCTGAAGGCCGCCGCGCCGGGCGAGTACACGCTCGTCGTGACCGGCCCGATGACCAATATCGCCGCGGCTCTGGTGCTGGACCCGTCGATTGCCAAAGGCATCTCCCGCCTCGTCGTGATGGCCGGTGCCGACAGCGCTGGCGGCAACATCACGCCTTTCGCGGAGTTCAACGTCTTCGCAGACCCGCACGCCGCTGCCATCGTTTTCAATTCCGGCATCCCGGCCACGGTGCTGAGCCTCGACGTCACGCATACGGTGCGCGCAGAACTGCCGCGCATCGAACGTCTGAAAACCGTTCAGACCGGACGCGCCGCCATCATGGTGCAGCTACTGGAAGCCGGCAATGAGCTGGAAGGCCGGTGGAAGGAAGGGCTCAAATCGCCCATGCACGACCCGTCCACGGTCGCCTTCCTGCTGGCCCCGCACCTGTTCGAGGCGAAGGCCACAACGGTCAGCGTCGTGACGGAAGAAGGCGAGCGCTTCGGCCAGACCTGTCTCAGCGAAACCGCAGGCGGCCCGCATGACTGGGTCACCGCCGCGGATGCCGATGGCTTTTTCGATCTCATCGCCTCCCTGATGGAGCGGGCATGA
- a CDS encoding ribokinase produces MITIVGSINLDIVATGPALPRPGETVGGARLARHPGGKGANQALAARRLGAEVQLVGAVGADDMADEALKLLQDGGVDLAQVAHVNGETTGVALIAVDATSGENLIVVCPGANHVLRPEDVEHLPIEHMMGVLEVPVPVLLAAAEKATGFVSLNLAPAMTIPDQLMTMADLVSVNETEAETYGDRLMTCGALVAVSLGAEGAALYKDGKEIARAAPPKVQVVDTVGAGDTFTAALTVALIEGKAPQDALTFAVTAGALACTRPGAQPSLPQRRDVDALALGGK; encoded by the coding sequence ATGATCACCATTGTCGGCTCTATCAATCTCGACATCGTGGCCACCGGCCCCGCCCTGCCCCGGCCGGGCGAAACGGTCGGCGGCGCCCGGCTTGCCCGTCATCCCGGCGGCAAGGGCGCGAACCAGGCATTGGCTGCCCGTCGCCTTGGCGCGGAGGTACAGCTGGTCGGGGCTGTCGGCGCCGACGATATGGCCGACGAGGCGCTGAAACTGCTGCAGGATGGCGGTGTGGACCTCGCGCAAGTCGCGCATGTGAATGGCGAGACGACGGGCGTGGCACTGATCGCGGTCGATGCCACCTCCGGCGAAAACCTGATCGTTGTCTGCCCCGGCGCCAACCATGTGTTGCGGCCGGAAGACGTAGAACACCTGCCGATTGAGCACATGATGGGGGTGCTGGAAGTGCCCGTGCCGGTGCTGCTGGCGGCCGCAGAAAAGGCGACCGGTTTTGTCAGCCTGAACCTCGCCCCGGCCATGACGATACCGGACCAGCTCATGACGATGGCAGACCTTGTCAGTGTCAACGAGACCGAAGCGGAGACTTATGGTGACCGCCTGATGACTTGCGGCGCGCTGGTCGCCGTCTCGCTCGGCGCGGAGGGCGCGGCGCTCTACAAGGACGGCAAAGAGATTGCCCGGGCCGCCCCGCCGAAAGTGCAGGTCGTCGACACGGTCGGCGCCGGGGACACGTTCACCGCCGCGCTGACGGTCGCCCTGATCGAGGGCAAGGCGCCGCAGGACGCGCTGACCTTTGCCGTGACCGCCGGGGCGCTTGCATGCACACGGCCCGGCGCCCAGCCCAGCCTGCCGCAGCGCCGCGACGTCGACGCGCTTGCCCTCGGCGGGAAATGA
- a CDS encoding S1/P1 nuclease, whose product MRRLLLSLALAATIASPAFAWGKTGHRVVAAVADNYLSDEAAAAVEDILGPESMAEASDWPDFMRSDPAPFWRRESSPWHYVTIPEGEKYADITPPPEGNAITALAHFRAIVLDESQPLEQRQLALRFIIHLVGDLQQPLHAGNGTDRGANLFTCYFFEDLTNLHEVWDELLINHEELSYTEWTDWLTSKITAEKILVWSAATPEQWADESAAIRDTIYPDHQILKWEYVYQTRPILRQQLSKGGVRLAAYLNEMFAEVPEGQAAE is encoded by the coding sequence ATGCGCCGCCTGCTGCTCAGCCTCGCCCTTGCCGCCACCATCGCCTCCCCGGCCTTTGCCTGGGGCAAGACCGGCCACCGCGTCGTCGCCGCCGTGGCGGACAATTATCTGAGCGACGAGGCCGCCGCAGCGGTGGAAGACATCCTCGGGCCGGAAAGCATGGCCGAAGCGTCTGACTGGCCGGACTTCATGCGCTCCGACCCGGCCCCGTTCTGGCGCCGCGAATCCAGCCCCTGGCATTATGTGACCATCCCGGAAGGTGAGAAATATGCGGACATCACGCCGCCGCCGGAGGGCAATGCGATCACGGCGCTGGCACATTTCCGCGCCATCGTGCTGGACGAGAGCCAGCCGCTGGAACAGCGCCAGCTGGCGCTCCGCTTCATCATCCATCTGGTGGGCGACCTGCAACAGCCCCTGCACGCCGGCAATGGCACGGACCGGGGGGCGAACCTCTTCACCTGCTATTTCTTCGAAGACCTGACAAACCTGCACGAGGTCTGGGACGAGCTGCTCATCAATCATGAGGAGCTGTCCTACACCGAGTGGACCGACTGGCTGACCTCCAAGATCACGGCCGAAAAAATCCTCGTCTGGTCTGCCGCAACGCCGGAACAGTGGGCAGACGAAAGCGCCGCCATCCGCGACACGATCTACCCGGATCACCAGATCCTCAAATGGGAATATGTCTACCAGACCCGCCCGATCCTGCGCCAGCAACTCTCCAAAGGCGGCGTGCGGTTGGCGGCTTATCTGAACGAGATGTTTGCGGAAGTGCCGGAAGGGCAAGCGGCGGAGTAG
- a CDS encoding EAL domain-containing protein yields MPFDDKYLRAYKHTLDEFAIVARTDRAGRILDVNDRFCEISKYERHELIGQTHHLLNSGFHPRSFFVNMWKTISAGTTWRGVIKNRAKDGSFYWVLTTIVPERGTDGRISGYTAIRIDITAQRNAEDSLILESKGRREAEAMLLNIIEAMPIGVGAFDHDDRLFLSNSVYRDMVPGARNGAAEGSTFEEIIRKTVDSGALAIADDLSPDALEAAIRATLKRHMTDGQASAHELADGRWFQAQGRKTLTGESVEVVTDITAIKRAEETIRDQVIHDPVTGIHNRIGFDFELGQAVSDYEKNSRTFALSLIDIDHFKRVNDRMGHAAGDAVLRGVARRLRMLPGIRCAARVGGDEFAVLIDMADGSVDVLEKSVKRAAAACFQPLSVNGSMIDLSGSVGVAVYPEDGSDADSLTRAADIALLTAKRQGRSRVQFVNTEIKTQHIRYGIILDTIPAAIETRQITPAFQPIVSAGTHELKGMEVLARWDHPEIGAVTPDEFIPIAREAGLLSALDQMMITSACELAHDWLASGMIEFLSLNASPTELATRGYATALLATLRRLDIRPEQISIEILESALIDDIPAVLRNLNRLHEAGIRVMLDDFGTGFSNLQAAMALPLSGIKFDRSIIQRLDEKGMLPVVIKSMAQLCHSFGLHTVAEGIETDAHLEMAEEMNVTCLQGFMFGEALSFPYADLYVRSNGVVRQVKSRLS; encoded by the coding sequence ATGCCGTTCGATGATAAATATCTGCGGGCGTACAAACACACGCTTGATGAGTTTGCAATCGTCGCCAGGACCGACCGGGCTGGTCGGATTCTTGACGTTAATGATCGTTTTTGCGAGATCAGCAAATATGAGCGTCACGAGCTTATCGGGCAGACCCACCATCTTCTGAACTCAGGTTTCCACCCCCGGTCATTCTTTGTCAACATGTGGAAAACGATCTCTGCCGGGACGACCTGGAGAGGCGTGATAAAGAACCGGGCCAAGGACGGCTCGTTCTATTGGGTCCTCACGACAATCGTGCCTGAGAGGGGTACTGACGGGCGAATTAGCGGGTACACGGCGATCCGTATCGATATTACAGCCCAGCGCAACGCTGAGGACTCCTTGATCCTTGAATCAAAGGGCCGTCGGGAAGCTGAAGCGATGCTGCTCAATATCATCGAAGCAATGCCGATTGGTGTCGGGGCCTTTGACCATGATGACAGGTTGTTCCTCAGCAATTCCGTCTATCGTGACATGGTTCCTGGCGCGCGAAATGGGGCGGCCGAGGGAAGCACATTTGAAGAGATCATCCGCAAAACAGTTGATAGCGGCGCGCTCGCCATTGCTGATGATCTGTCACCCGACGCATTGGAAGCTGCGATCAGGGCGACGCTGAAAAGGCACATGACGGACGGCCAGGCGTCGGCACATGAACTGGCCGACGGGCGCTGGTTCCAGGCACAGGGCCGCAAGACGCTAACGGGAGAAAGTGTTGAAGTCGTAACAGATATTACGGCCATCAAACGCGCCGAAGAGACGATACGTGATCAGGTCATCCACGACCCTGTGACAGGTATACATAATCGGATCGGATTTGATTTTGAGCTGGGTCAGGCCGTATCCGATTATGAAAAAAACAGCAGGACATTCGCTCTCAGCCTTATCGACATCGATCATTTCAAGCGGGTCAATGATCGCATGGGGCATGCGGCGGGGGATGCCGTCCTCCGGGGTGTTGCCAGGCGTCTCCGTATGTTGCCGGGCATCCGTTGCGCTGCACGTGTGGGCGGGGACGAATTTGCGGTGCTGATTGACATGGCGGACGGGTCTGTCGACGTGCTAGAAAAATCCGTCAAGCGCGCCGCGGCCGCGTGTTTTCAACCCTTGTCCGTCAATGGCAGCATGATCGACCTGTCCGGCTCCGTCGGGGTCGCTGTGTATCCGGAGGATGGAAGCGATGCAGATTCGCTCACGCGGGCGGCGGACATTGCGTTGCTTACCGCGAAGCGCCAGGGCCGGTCTCGCGTGCAATTTGTCAATACAGAGATCAAGACGCAACACATACGTTATGGCATCATTCTGGACACGATTCCGGCTGCCATCGAGACCCGTCAGATTACGCCAGCCTTTCAGCCGATCGTTTCAGCAGGTACGCACGAGCTGAAAGGTATGGAAGTACTTGCGCGGTGGGACCATCCCGAAATAGGCGCGGTGACTCCTGACGAGTTTATTCCGATTGCCAGGGAAGCAGGCCTGTTGAGTGCGCTGGACCAGATGATGATCACGTCAGCCTGTGAGTTGGCGCATGACTGGCTGGCCTCTGGAATGATTGAATTTCTGTCCCTTAACGCGTCGCCGACCGAACTGGCCACGCGCGGGTATGCAACAGCCCTGCTTGCAACTCTGAGGCGCCTGGATATCCGGCCTGAGCAGATCTCCATAGAAATTCTGGAATCAGCTTTAATCGATGACATACCAGCCGTACTGCGCAATCTGAACCGGCTCCACGAGGCCGGAATCCGGGTCATGCTTGACGATTTCGGAACGGGCTTTTCCAACCTGCAGGCGGCCATGGCGCTGCCCCTGTCCGGCATCAAGTTTGATCGTTCGATCATCCAGCGCCTTGACGAGAAGGGCATGCTGCCGGTCGTCATCAAGTCGATGGCGCAACTCTGCCATTCTTTCGGCTTGCATACAGTCGCAGAAGGGATCGAGACCGATGCTCACCTGGAAATGGCCGAAGAGATGAATGTAACCTGCCTGCAGGGCTTCATGTTTGGTGAAGCGCTTTCTTTTCCCTATGCGGATCTCTACGTTCGCAGCAACGGTGTTGTCAGACAAGTGAAGAGTCGTCTCTCCTGA